In a genomic window of Sulfurisphaera tokodaii str. 7:
- a CDS encoding PaREP1 family protein — protein MEAKIPAIEKHRNAYIKIRVIESLDELALALKLLKEGFSRNSASKIFLSWKALISALAVMNLEKMPRDEKEKEWYYKSGFLAPTTGLKGISQRLEELGYKVNHLTSTALELHRYAYNGLYKGASDYSDREEAVRDILQLAKDILTNVRELFKDYWDEEIEQHYKIAEKEIISS, from the coding sequence ATGGAGGCAAAAATACCAGCAATTGAGAAGCACAGAAATGCTTACATAAAAATCAGAGTGATTGAAAGCTTAGATGAACTAGCCTTGGCTTTAAAACTCCTTAAAGAGGGATTCAGTAGGAACTCAGCAAGTAAGATTTTCCTTTCATGGAAGGCATTAATAAGCGCTTTAGCAGTCATGAACTTAGAAAAAATGCCCAGAGACGAAAAAGAAAAAGAGTGGTACTATAAATCTGGTTTCCTCGCTCCAACTACTGGATTGAAAGGAATATCACAAAGACTTGAAGAATTAGGGTATAAAGTGAATCATTTAACTTCTACTGCTCTTGAACTACATAGATATGCTTATAATGGATTATATAAAGGAGCAAGTGACTACTCAGACAGAGAAGAGGCAGTAAGAGATATTCTTCAGTTAGCCAAAGATATTCTTACTAATGTAAGGGAATTATTTAAGGATTACTGGGATGAAGAAATTGAACAACATTATAAAATTGCAGAAAAAGAAATAATAAGTTCCTAA
- a CDS encoding AbrB/MazE/SpoVT family DNA-binding domain-containing protein, translating into MVKLTRKFQITIPKEVREKINLKPNEKFEVIVLNDNEILLRRKVKNPLEVLIGKGKREEILPEKVDDLSEE; encoded by the coding sequence ATGGTTAAGCTAACAAGAAAGTTTCAGATAACTATACCTAAAGAAGTTAGGGAGAAAATTAATTTAAAGCCTAATGAGAAGTTTGAAGTTATAGTATTAAATGATAATGAGATTTTACTAAGAAGGAAGGTTAAGAATCCTTTAGAAGTTCTTATTGGCAAAGGGAAAAGAGAAGAAATTCTACCAGAGAAAGTTGATGATCTAAGTGAAGAATAA
- a CDS encoding nucleotidyltransferase domain-containing protein, protein MDEPYKSLLEKLTNLLLQEFGDKLISVVVYGSVARGDNRKDSDIDLLLVIKDLPRTLTERIMLFVKVESKMESEIERLMDEGYYVTFSPIIKTPEEAVKFSPLYMDMTEDAIILYDKDNFFGRVLDETREKLQKLGFERVWLSKKIWYWRKKDYKPGEIIDFG, encoded by the coding sequence ATGGATGAGCCTTATAAAAGCTTGCTAGAGAAGCTAACTAATCTACTCTTACAAGAATTCGGAGATAAGTTAATTTCTGTAGTAGTTTACGGGAGTGTGGCTAGGGGAGATAATAGGAAAGACAGTGATATAGATTTACTTCTAGTTATAAAGGATCTACCTAGAACGTTAACTGAAAGGATAATGCTCTTTGTAAAAGTTGAGAGTAAAATGGAGAGCGAAATCGAAAGACTTATGGATGAAGGGTACTACGTGACTTTTTCTCCTATCATTAAAACCCCAGAAGAAGCAGTAAAATTTTCTCCTCTTTACATGGATATGACCGAAGATGCGATAATCCTTTATGATAAGGATAACTTCTTTGGAAGGGTACTAGATGAAACTAGAGAAAAATTACAGAAGCTAGGTTTCGAAAGGGTTTGGCTATCTAAAAAGATATGGTATTGGAGAAAGAAGGATTACAAGCCTGGAGAAATAATTGATTTCGGGTGA
- a CDS encoding AAA family ATPase produces MISQQFFFVRVYEGRVKQDVALVSSNIMQSYGLLPGDVILLLGNRQIPFYVQESSDNKIDGIVIGENKLKLLGIRSGERVPVRKVSVSSIKEITLAPSEQKNYDLRKLNLELRGRLVTRGITLESKEGTFAVISYSPQVEVGYISSETRINIAPESIRIAQKNIPYVTLDDVGGLSKQIRELLEIVELALTKVEVARMLGLRPPKGVLLYGPPGTGKTLIAKAIANTIMANFFYISGPEIGSKYYGESEKRLRDIFEQAEKNAPSIIFVDEIDAIAPNRDTTSSETDRRIVAQLLTLMDGLTSGSGVVVIGATNRPNALDPALRRPGRFDREIEIPVPDKQGRLEILKIHTRRVPLSQEVDLEKIAERTHGFVGADLEALVREAVLSAYHRCNGNLECMQVTMSDFDEALKNVEPSALREFRIEIPNTTWEDIVGLEDIKLELKEVVEWPLKDPGLYEEMKAEIPSGILLYGPPGTGKTMLARAVAHESGANFIAINGPELMSMWVGETERAIREVFKKARQSSPTIIFFDEIDAIAVARGADPNKVTDRIVSQLLTEMDGISKRREKVVIIAATNRPDIIDPALLRPGRLEKLIYVPPPDYQTRIALFSRLINNRPHEEIDIERLAKLTENYTPAEIKGIVNKAVLLAIRRAKLKNEKPELTMSDFEEALKTVKPIVTQTMLDYYVSFYQRVRRASGYA; encoded by the coding sequence ATGATTTCGCAACAGTTTTTCTTTGTAAGAGTATACGAAGGAAGAGTTAAGCAAGATGTTGCTTTAGTCAGTAGTAATATTATGCAGTCTTATGGATTATTACCAGGTGATGTAATACTCCTTTTGGGAAATAGGCAAATTCCTTTTTATGTTCAAGAAAGTTCCGATAACAAGATAGATGGTATCGTTATAGGCGAAAATAAACTTAAACTTTTAGGGATAAGAAGTGGTGAAAGAGTACCAGTTAGGAAAGTTTCAGTTTCCTCTATAAAAGAAATAACTTTGGCACCCTCAGAACAAAAGAATTACGATCTAAGAAAATTAAACTTAGAATTAAGAGGAAGATTAGTTACCAGAGGTATAACCTTAGAATCAAAAGAAGGAACTTTTGCAGTAATTTCCTATTCCCCACAAGTGGAAGTTGGTTATATTTCGAGTGAGACTCGAATAAATATAGCTCCGGAATCAATCAGAATAGCTCAGAAAAATATTCCTTATGTAACCCTTGATGATGTTGGTGGTTTATCAAAACAAATAAGGGAATTACTAGAAATAGTAGAATTAGCCTTAACAAAAGTAGAGGTAGCCAGGATGTTAGGTTTAAGACCGCCTAAAGGAGTACTCCTCTATGGTCCTCCAGGTACTGGAAAGACTTTGATTGCAAAAGCTATTGCAAATACTATTATGGCTAACTTCTTTTATATAAGTGGTCCAGAAATAGGCTCCAAATATTATGGTGAGAGTGAAAAAAGGCTAAGAGATATATTTGAGCAAGCTGAGAAAAATGCTCCATCCATAATTTTCGTAGACGAAATAGATGCAATCGCACCTAATAGAGATACTACATCATCTGAGACTGACAGAAGGATTGTAGCACAGCTATTAACATTAATGGATGGTTTGACTAGTGGCAGTGGAGTAGTGGTTATTGGTGCAACAAATAGACCAAATGCTCTAGATCCGGCCCTAAGAAGACCTGGTAGATTTGACAGAGAAATAGAAATTCCCGTTCCAGATAAGCAAGGAAGATTAGAAATATTAAAAATACATACTAGGCGAGTTCCTTTATCACAAGAAGTAGACTTGGAAAAAATTGCTGAGAGGACCCATGGCTTCGTCGGTGCTGATCTAGAGGCTTTAGTAAGGGAAGCAGTTCTGAGTGCTTATCATAGATGTAATGGTAATTTAGAATGTATGCAAGTTACGATGAGTGATTTTGATGAAGCATTAAAGAATGTAGAACCTTCAGCACTAAGAGAATTCAGAATTGAAATACCTAATACTACATGGGAAGACATTGTAGGTTTAGAAGATATTAAACTAGAGCTAAAGGAAGTTGTAGAATGGCCATTAAAGGATCCAGGGTTATATGAGGAAATGAAAGCAGAAATACCGTCTGGGATTCTTCTTTACGGACCACCCGGTACTGGAAAGACTATGTTAGCTAGGGCTGTTGCACATGAAAGTGGTGCTAACTTTATTGCGATAAATGGGCCGGAATTAATGAGTATGTGGGTAGGAGAGACTGAAAGGGCTATTAGAGAGGTATTTAAGAAAGCTAGACAATCCTCACCTACTATTATATTCTTTGATGAGATAGATGCAATAGCAGTTGCAAGGGGTGCTGATCCAAATAAAGTAACTGATAGGATTGTTAGCCAATTATTAACTGAAATGGATGGGATAAGCAAAAGGAGGGAAAAAGTAGTTATCATAGCTGCAACTAACAGACCAGACATAATAGACCCAGCTTTATTAAGACCCGGGAGATTAGAAAAGTTAATTTATGTTCCCCCACCAGATTATCAGACTAGGATAGCTTTGTTCTCAAGGCTCATAAATAATAGACCTCATGAGGAAATTGATATTGAAAGATTAGCTAAATTAACTGAAAATTATACGCCAGCTGAGATTAAAGGAATAGTGAATAAGGCTGTATTATTAGCAATTAGAAGAGCAAAACTAAAGAACGAAAAACCTGAGCTCACAATGAGTGATTTTGAAGAAGCTTTGAAGACTGTAAAACCTATTGTTACTCAGACTATGTTAGATTATTATGTCTCATTCTATCAAAGAGTAAGGAGAGCAAGTGGATATGCTTGA
- a CDS encoding DUF1404 family protein, whose product MELTPEEKRYLIFGFVLIIASINPLSLMLANQLEIARFSFDMLLVWGAGLIGVYLAKLMYSKGDEISKSILSLNYKTKGVLYSWGIGGALLTLWYLPNFFDLSVISTEFRVLQILSFIIAGIFGGIGWDALGKAMRSFTLFSMFSMMAAVAELFLEMAGYYSVNYYPVYPTYQLVQTSYMLFVMAAVPSTYYMVKVLKDLGLF is encoded by the coding sequence ATGGAATTGACCCCAGAAGAAAAAAGGTATCTTATTTTTGGCTTTGTTTTAATTATTGCTTCAATAAATCCGCTGTCCTTAATGCTAGCTAATCAGCTTGAAATAGCTAGGTTTTCTTTTGACATGTTGTTAGTGTGGGGAGCAGGATTAATAGGAGTGTATTTGGCAAAATTAATGTACTCTAAAGGAGATGAAATAAGTAAAAGCATATTGTCTTTAAACTACAAAACAAAAGGAGTACTATATAGTTGGGGTATAGGTGGTGCACTACTTACTCTGTGGTATCTCCCTAACTTTTTTGACCTAAGTGTAATTTCAACAGAGTTTAGGGTTCTCCAGATATTATCGTTTATTATAGCAGGGATTTTTGGCGGTATTGGTTGGGACGCTCTAGGAAAGGCAATGAGGAGCTTTACGCTTTTCTCTATGTTCAGTATGATGGCTGCTGTTGCTGAATTATTCTTGGAAATGGCTGGTTACTATTCTGTTAACTATTATCCGGTATATCCTACTTATCAGCTTGTTCAAACTTCATACATGTTATTTGTAATGGCAGCCGTACCATCGACTTATTACATGGTTAAGGTACTTAAAGATTTGGGCTTATTTTAA